Proteins from a genomic interval of Chroococcidiopsis thermalis PCC 7203:
- the scyB gene encoding tryptophan dehydrogenase ScyB, whose translation MKLFETVKEMGHEQVLFFQDKELNFKAIIALHDTSLGRAMGATRLFPYASEEDALQDVLRLSRGMTYKAACANIPVGGGKAVIIANPDQKTDKMLRAYGRFVDSLQGRFITGQDVNICPEDVQEMRRETRYVVGLTGKAGGPAPATALGVFLGIQAAVFFQFNKQDLNGLRVAVQGLGNVGGKLCDYLHRRGVKLFVTDLNHNRAEEIKQLYGAKVVEPEDIYSLDVDIFAPCAMGAILNSETIPLIQASIIAGCANNQLQDENIHSAMLKSKGIIYCPDYVINSGGLINVYHELTFSDEASYLKQIHSIYDTLLEIFTKSKAENITTQDASKRLAEERILKARKLAIAA comes from the coding sequence GTGAAGCTGTTTGAGACCGTTAAAGAAATGGGACACGAGCAAGTCCTGTTTTTTCAAGATAAAGAACTGAATTTTAAAGCCATAATTGCTCTCCACGACACGAGTTTGGGACGAGCGATGGGCGCAACTCGGCTATTTCCTTATGCTAGTGAAGAAGATGCTTTACAAGATGTTCTGCGTCTGAGTCGCGGTATGACCTATAAGGCTGCTTGTGCCAATATTCCAGTAGGTGGTGGCAAGGCAGTAATTATTGCCAATCCCGACCAGAAGACAGACAAAATGCTCAGGGCGTATGGGCGTTTTGTCGATAGTCTTCAAGGACGTTTTATTACAGGTCAAGATGTGAATATTTGTCCTGAAGACGTGCAGGAGATGCGGCGCGAAACTAGATATGTTGTTGGATTAACGGGAAAAGCTGGTGGTCCAGCTCCAGCAACAGCTTTAGGAGTGTTTTTAGGAATTCAAGCTGCTGTTTTCTTTCAGTTCAACAAACAAGATTTGAACGGACTGCGAGTTGCCGTTCAAGGATTAGGAAATGTTGGCGGAAAACTGTGTGACTATTTACATCGGCGTGGGGTAAAACTTTTTGTCACGGATCTAAATCACAATAGAGCAGAGGAAATTAAGCAACTCTATGGGGCAAAAGTTGTAGAACCTGAAGACATATATTCACTCGACGTTGATATTTTTGCTCCTTGTGCAATGGGAGCAATTCTTAATAGCGAGACAATTCCCTTAATCCAAGCTTCTATTATTGCAGGCTGTGCTAATAATCAACTGCAAGATGAGAACATTCACAGCGCAATGCTGAAATCAAAAGGAATTATTTACTGTCCCGATTATGTAATTAATTCTGGCGGCTTAATTAATGTTTACCACGAACTTACATTTTCAGATGAGGCAAGTTACTTAAAACAAATTCATAGCATCTACGATACTTTGCTAGAAATTTTCACCAAGTCAAAAGCAGAAAATATCACAACTCAAGATGCTTCTAAGCGTCTTGCAGAAGAACGGATATTAAAAGCAAGAAAACTTGCGATCGCGGCGTAA
- the scyC gene encoding scytonemin biosynthesis cyclase/decarboxylase ScyC (ScyC, an enzyme in the biosynthesis pathway for the cyanobacterial natural sunscreen scytonemin, performs a cyclization and decarboxylation on the compound ScyA produces.) — MEKNTFATSAYIATSPEIAFDYLCSLKNLDEWTLFSRMIEQIDENTWRGTASGYQRDLFYHVRKIENPLFFGIEWHCGFEYQKYFQVYPVLLFPPEYVEPGTDEKGVYFHWLSFVDPARRTPMIMEGIHTVHTSECRSLKAILERNAGETQAAQGRYKIDTDTIYIDAPLDTAIAYLQDLRNLDEWAHLLRADGEVSSESGEFLDEYNQKVKVTFRTHDLKNYYLVEQDYFYPEYNFIQRSPVILIPCAYAFGNSEARGCIQHRISFWEVGKAPRHGKLKVEDFGAESMNIKRFLEAKAGNFDTFARGMSYLLPSA; from the coding sequence ATGGAAAAAAATACGTTTGCTACGTCAGCTTATATTGCGACTTCACCAGAGATAGCTTTTGACTATCTTTGTAGTTTAAAGAATCTGGATGAATGGACTCTTTTTAGCCGGATGATCGAACAGATCGATGAGAATACCTGGCGAGGAACTGCTTCTGGCTATCAACGAGATCTTTTCTACCACGTTAGAAAGATTGAAAATCCGCTTTTTTTCGGTATAGAATGGCACTGTGGCTTTGAGTACCAAAAATACTTTCAAGTGTATCCTGTTCTATTATTTCCACCCGAATATGTAGAGCCAGGAACAGATGAGAAAGGAGTTTATTTTCACTGGTTGAGTTTTGTCGATCCAGCGCGCCGAACTCCAATGATTATGGAGGGAATTCATACAGTTCATACATCTGAATGTCGCTCGCTCAAGGCAATTTTGGAACGCAATGCTGGCGAGACTCAAGCAGCTCAAGGACGTTACAAAATTGATACTGATACGATTTACATTGACGCGCCGCTTGATACTGCGATCGCCTACTTACAAGATTTACGTAATTTAGATGAATGGGCGCATCTACTCCGAGCGGATGGTGAAGTCAGTAGCGAATCTGGTGAATTCTTAGATGAATATAACCAGAAAGTAAAAGTTACATTTCGCACCCACGATCTCAAGAATTACTACCTTGTAGAACAGGATTATTTTTATCCTGAATACAATTTTATTCAGCGCAGTCCTGTGATTCTGATTCCTTGTGCCTATGCCTTTGGTAACTCAGAAGCCCGTGGATGTATTCAACATCGCATTAGTTTCTGGGAAGTCGGCAAAGCTCCGCGTCACGGTAAATTAAAAGTAGAGGACTTTGGCGCTGAAAGTATGAATATTAAGCGTTTTCTAGAAGCTAAAGCTGGTAATTTTGACACCTTTGCCAGAGGGATGAGCTATCTTTTACCTTCTGCTTAG
- a CDS encoding ScyD/ScyE family protein, translating to MKLKQLTIALITVSIALVFGPQAARAASLTTLADGLNNARGLNFDSEGNAYIGETGLGGDGVCQPSPSTQFEPICSGNTGSVTKVTPDGTQSRVIDGTESLALQQTKEQGSGPQELNFDSSGNAYVLFGYAGNPANRDAELNAFSTNVQFPPEQQQVAPPVAPDQVLGTTTLGKLYKTDLNTGSLTEVADLAKAELTTNPGGDDVISNPFDFVIKDNTAYIGDGGANVVWNVNLDTGETKATKIPGQTLENPEFPPNVSIPGAGQEQPPAGQQGQDAVPGVPAEQEAAGPPAGQIPSQVDIQSVVTGVDIGPDGAVYAGELTGFPYPEGKAKVWRIGENGEPEVFADGFTQITDIKFDKDGNLLVLQFADEAQWKGGGQSLQDLPGSLIKLAPDGTRTTLVAAGEGLASAAGLNIGPDGEIYVVNNGVGPGTGELVRVDGVGSAAAVPEPSSILGLLLFGVMGGGTWFKRKQQQDREANALRASFANAPEPAQTLSQSSI from the coding sequence ATGAAGCTCAAACAACTTACGATTGCACTTATAACTGTTTCTATTGCCCTTGTTTTTGGACCGCAAGCCGCCAGAGCTGCGTCATTAACAACACTCGCTGATGGACTCAACAACGCACGGGGTCTGAACTTTGATTCTGAAGGTAATGCCTACATAGGCGAGACAGGATTAGGGGGAGATGGTGTTTGTCAACCGTCTCCTAGTACCCAATTTGAGCCGATATGTTCTGGTAACACTGGTTCGGTCACCAAAGTTACACCAGATGGTACGCAAAGTCGCGTCATCGACGGGACTGAATCTCTAGCGTTACAACAAACTAAAGAGCAAGGATCGGGTCCGCAAGAACTCAATTTTGATTCTAGTGGTAATGCTTATGTTCTATTTGGTTATGCTGGTAATCCAGCTAACCGAGATGCAGAGTTAAATGCTTTTTCTACCAACGTCCAATTTCCACCCGAACAACAGCAAGTCGCACCTCCAGTTGCTCCCGACCAAGTGTTAGGCACGACTACCTTGGGCAAATTGTATAAAACGGATTTGAATACGGGTAGCTTAACTGAGGTTGCCGATTTAGCAAAAGCCGAACTTACAACCAATCCAGGTGGTGACGACGTAATTAGCAATCCCTTCGATTTTGTGATTAAAGACAATACCGCTTATATCGGTGATGGCGGTGCTAACGTTGTCTGGAATGTGAATTTAGATACTGGCGAGACTAAAGCAACAAAAATTCCTGGGCAAACCTTAGAAAATCCAGAATTTCCACCAAACGTATCTATTCCTGGTGCGGGGCAAGAGCAACCTCCAGCCGGACAGCAAGGACAAGATGCGGTTCCTGGCGTACCAGCCGAGCAAGAGGCGGCTGGACCACCAGCAGGGCAAATACCAAGCCAGGTAGATATTCAATCGGTAGTTACAGGTGTAGATATCGGTCCTGATGGAGCCGTATATGCTGGCGAACTCACGGGCTTTCCATATCCCGAAGGTAAAGCAAAAGTTTGGCGGATCGGGGAGAACGGTGAGCCAGAAGTTTTTGCTGATGGTTTTACGCAAATTACCGATATCAAATTTGATAAAGACGGTAATTTACTGGTGTTGCAATTTGCTGATGAAGCCCAGTGGAAAGGTGGTGGTCAGAGCTTACAAGATCTACCAGGGTCTCTAATCAAACTTGCTCCTGATGGTACGCGCACGACTCTTGTAGCTGCGGGTGAAGGACTTGCCTCGGCTGCGGGTCTGAATATTGGTCCTGATGGTGAGATCTATGTCGTTAACAATGGGGTTGGACCAGGTACGGGGGAACTCGTACGAGTTGATGGTGTCGGGTCTGCGGCAGCCGTTCCCGAACCTTCATCTATTTTGGGCTTACTCTTGTTTGGAGTTATGGGTGGTGGTACGTGGTTCAAACGCAAACAGCAACAAGATCGAGAAGCGAATGCGCTTCGCGCAAGCTTCGCGAACGCGCCAGAACCAGCACAAACCTTATCTCAGTCCTCGATTTAG
- the scyF gene encoding scytonemin biosynthesis PEP-CTERM protein ScyF (ScyF is a conserved protein in biosynthesis systems for the scytonemin, a Trp-derived cyanobacterial natural sunscreen, although it is not absolutely required.), with amino-acid sequence MSLFRNFSIAIATAGCVIATTTQANASITLEYEGDIGRPANFAAGETPFTPGTLAIPQGVAVQEETGNVFVANDVTDQIQVFDSQGNYLQGIGGTGSGPGQSDGQSAIAFEPNTGNLYAGDVNNNRINVFDPQGNYVNSIAQGQFSGLIEGRPFFGPSGIVFDNKGNGYVGDYSSDRILKFNSSSGEVTGSIGSSGTTPGQFQGPSGIAVRSDGNLVVTDQFNNRIQVVSPEGDALLTFGKEGTGEGEFNQPIDVEVDEKDNLYVTDSINSRVQVFDKNGNFLSAFGEPARDANGNVVPPLSLGAPSPYGDPLDLEPGKFNWTAGSDLKDGKLYVGDFFQGRVQVLDVVDSSSSSAEVPEPSAFLGVAVLGAGVAAVKLKKVMGNG; translated from the coding sequence ATGAGTTTATTCAGAAATTTCTCGATCGCGATCGCTACTGCTGGATGTGTCATCGCCACCACAACCCAAGCTAACGCTTCCATTACCTTAGAATATGAGGGTGATATCGGTAGACCAGCCAACTTTGCCGCAGGAGAAACTCCATTCACTCCAGGTACGCTTGCCATTCCCCAAGGCGTAGCAGTACAGGAAGAAACAGGAAATGTTTTCGTAGCTAATGACGTAACCGATCAAATCCAAGTTTTCGATTCCCAAGGTAATTATCTTCAAGGCATTGGCGGTACGGGTAGCGGACCTGGGCAATCTGACGGACAATCAGCGATCGCCTTTGAACCAAATACTGGGAATTTGTATGCGGGTGATGTTAACAACAACCGGATTAACGTCTTCGATCCGCAAGGCAACTATGTCAATTCCATTGCTCAAGGTCAATTTAGCGGACTTATTGAAGGCAGACCTTTCTTTGGACCATCGGGCATTGTATTCGATAATAAAGGCAATGGATACGTGGGTGATTATAGTAGCGATCGCATCTTGAAATTTAATTCATCAAGTGGCGAGGTTACTGGTTCTATTGGCAGCAGTGGAACTACACCTGGACAATTTCAAGGACCGTCAGGCATAGCAGTCAGGTCTGATGGAAATTTAGTTGTGACCGATCAGTTCAACAACCGCATTCAAGTCGTTAGCCCAGAAGGTGACGCGCTGCTTACTTTTGGCAAAGAAGGCACTGGAGAGGGAGAATTCAATCAGCCAATCGATGTTGAAGTGGACGAGAAAGATAATCTCTACGTGACGGATTCTATCAATAGTCGCGTTCAAGTATTCGATAAAAATGGTAACTTTCTAAGTGCATTTGGCGAACCTGCCCGCGATGCAAATGGCAATGTCGTACCACCTTTATCGTTAGGCGCACCCTCTCCCTATGGCGATCCCTTAGATCTCGAACCTGGTAAGTTTAACTGGACGGCAGGTTCGGACTTGAAAGATGGCAAGCTTTATGTTGGCGACTTTTTCCAAGGTCGCGTTCAAGTGTTAGATGTTGTAGATAGCTCCTCATCATCTGCTGAAGTTCCCGAACCTTCTGCATTTTTGGGTGTAGCTGTTTTAGGTGCTGGCGTTGCTGCGGTCAAGTTGAAAAAGGTAATGGGTAATGGGTGA